Proteins encoded in a region of the Planococcus citri chromosome 1, ihPlaCitr1.1, whole genome shotgun sequence genome:
- the htk gene encoding AT-rich interactive domain-containing protein 4B isoform X4, with protein MSFSNAKNNTSRILVIIPENEEDTFMNEQWLLAKEKTADRDENNPNGDESLEGKELQNGVKTKLENQFKDETDTDDKQKELKKENIKVKKEPNVENVKEDDKTKKINVKVENVAAVKDAVILPTSSIITPKEPKPKVVKNDDVIEEKPSTEKKSERKVVKAVQKLDFSDTKKDEKIPKTKATKLKGVEKRIKKTEVLPGIRTKRSLKERMKAIVKKLKMKSGVSGSSEQDKKKPKSAEDMNKASPQLYKLKNKDDILNNSNAKTRKLSIGHDNRNLLGIGAGNGDRKSTSSSTSGGNTSDGGNSTGTTGKSRKTDEEGVEGPKKKTYTRKKKDEDKFLTSSADNLINQSIDIVSPYKTICVGDKLKVYYGPTHESKVTYEAKVMNKRYGPVTEYFVHYTGWNTRYDEWIRRSRIAEDLSWTPARDKLKYSQNDTPSSSQSSSQSDQTSLQSQTTTKTGTEKVKRSSISPVGKYPSKSINKVGTRQGRGAKSKSPSKFDVKGKKLKDSETSDESETESLKKRELQKTRSRTEKQKQQDEDTGSKDIPYQKTKKTPPLKRTRSGSLKSESKEEEPVKKRKVTPAKSAAKTSRTNAIRNSIMKNLVGRKRIADKGKKLFKKKDPSFDKESDDFDSKDTDKINESMEADDAKDLAELRIDIEKSRICEDLKLKTEEEIERMNCEETELVLKIKPFVTTGVVLEELPVSVDKAVGDSDREKSVEDESDDNGPPVLKKEVILDDEANASPISANLFLADSYLAENLEKQKLVKGKTKKDSEEKSPPSASKIFNRGSAEKSTVKANCDAKEKTFFPSRIDKVETKKVENTDKDKKDKLKNVNTFTSYLSMDKIDSIRKVNSLEKSPADKGSAEKSTSLQKSMDGGNELDIYEFKEPEPFEFRGIDDCPILHRRTATRLFDESPYKRPNKTSSSPGDSTKDEDFFKITDEMDLKSDKDESIEIDEKLVPKTAEPEKCEKLDSVDSTKIKETQNIDLEELDIAETSIEKSESLVEESNEIKISTILVSADSSSKDILKIDELNESTLYGDLPNEDDEDDDLEEEKLVISECDQPDDDISCESIASKSEVTVVFKDFDNLDRTLDSKLPDSSDKPTDLAEIDPKIEDVIKLKPSSSESIILSKSSASLPAKKDDNTGENVVSSSNKSIEDEISEKLHADENLDSEDDDDSVSSLKSGSSFGDTKTSKETGGSDSVSDDKDSEYPSSTESSGAAAIEPTKKPEHSRTLSSETITYSYKKKTTHETKCESDDTKMDTTSGDEAGESSEASKADLSHHSVIDEVEIEIFTAAKKEVSDQADSKSVTETPANKESDWQSEKASDKEENHHKNKEEDDDDGLLLCEETIPKSPEGKDPSGSHDHDLSYPGSSGMSGSLKKAPEKKMKRVQRPSVFPAPGTIFENTPPTTPEGSTPGNSPSDERNGFSSNSFSLNEKSSLNKDSSENDTYSDNSERSLRTKKYRDENGTCSKKNSYDYDSYLKRKSDKDSFYKNDEPSKKKGKQSMPTSANESERDDYSDEGQSPKSTSLSQKFTKSSYYLELDPDLDANQRIEVLEQKLQELRKAYLALKQELSSIDKRRKKLRRREREGRMMTRNEANSLL; from the exons ATGTCATTTTCcaatgcaaaaaacaacacttcAAGAATACTTGTTATAATACCTGAAAATGAAGAAGATACATTCATGAATGAGCAATGGCTCCTTGCGAAG GAGAAGACGGCTGATAGAGATGAAAACAATCCGAACGGCGACGAGAGTTTAGAAGGAAAAGAGTTACAGAACGGCGTTaaaacaaaattagaaaatcaatttaaagACGAGACTGATACGGACGATAAgcaaaaagaattgaaaaaagaaaatattaaagtgaaaaaagaGCCTAACGTAGAAAACGTCAAAGAAGACGATAAAACCAAGAAGATCAACGTTAAAGTAGAAAATGTGGCCGCAGTCAAAGACGCGGTGATACTACCAACGTCTTCGATCATAACGCCTAAGGAACCTAAACCTAAGGTTGTGAAAAATGACGACGTTATCGAAGAAAAACCTAGCACCGAAAAGAAATCTGAACGAAAAGTCGTCAAAGCGGTTCAAAAGTTGGATTTCAGTGATAccaaaaaagatgagaaaattccCAAGACCAAAGCTACTAAATTGAAAGGCGTAGAAAAACGCATTAAGAAAACCGAAGTGTTACCCGGTATTAGAACTAAACGAAGTTTAAAGGAAAGAATGAAAgctattgttaaaaaattgaaaatgaaaagtggCGTTAGTGGTAGTAGTGAACAGGATAAGAAAAAACCAAAGTCTGCCGAAGATATGAATAAA GCATCGCCGCAGCTatataaactgaaaaataaagatGATATCTTGAATAATAGCAATGCGAAAACGAGAAAATTATCCATCGGTCATGATAATAGAAATTTACTCGGAATTGGCGCTGGCAATGGTGATAGAAAATCAACAAGTTCGTCCACTTCTGGTGGTAACACTAGTGATGGTGGTAACTCAACTGGAACTACTGGTAAATCGAGGAAAACTGACGAAGAAGGCGTTGAAGGACCAAAGAAGAAAACTTACACGCGGAAAAAGAAAGACGAAGATAAATTTTTGACCAGTTCTGCGGATAATCTAATTAATCA AAGTATCGATATTGTTTCTCCTTATAAGACCATCTGTGTAGGAGATAAATTGAAAGTATATTATGGACCAACTCACGAATCCAAAGTTACTTACGAAGCTAAA GTTATGAATAAGAGATACGGCCCAGTTACCGAGTATTTTGTTCATTATACCGGTTGGAATACTAGATACGATGAATGGATTCGAAGAAGTAGGATAGCTGAAGATTTAAGCTGGACTCCTGCTAGAGATAAACTGAAATACAGTCAAAACGAC ACTCCATCGAGTAGTCAGTCATCATCCCAAAGTGATCAGACGTCGCTGCAAAGTCAGACAACTACCAAAACCGGAACAGAAAAGGTGAAGCGATCATCTATTTCACCAGTTGGTAAATACCCATCGAAGAGTATTAATAAAGTGGGCACAAGACAGGGAAGAGGTGCCAAGAGCAAATCTCCTTCAAAATTTGATGTCAAAGGAAAGAAATTGAAAG aTTCGGAAACCAGCGACGAATCAGAAACAGAATCGCTAAAGAAACGCGAATTGCAAAAAACTAGAAGTCGaactgaaaaacaaaagcaGCAAGACGAAGACACTGGCTCGAAAGACATTCCttatcaaaaaacaaagaaaacgccGCCTTTAAAACGTACGCGGTCAGGATCTTTGAAATCAGAATCAAAAGAGGAAGAGCCCGTCAAAAAACGTAAGGTTACTCCGGCCAAATCTGCCGCCAAAACTAGCAGAACAAACGCGATTCGTAACTCAATCATGAAGAACCTAGTAGGTCGTAAACGAATCGCAGATAAGGgtaaaaaactgttcaaaaagaAAGACCCATCGTTCGACAAGGAAAGCGACGATTTCGATTCCAAGGATACGGATAAAATCAACGAATCGATGGAAGCAGATGATGCGAAAGATCTCGCAGAATTGCGGATCGATATCGAGAAAAGTCGAATATGCGAGGATCTCAAGTTGAAAACCGAAGAAGAAATCGAAAGGATGAATTGCGAAGAAACTGAATTAGTGTTGAAAATCAAACCATTCGTGACGACGGGCGTTGTTTTAGAAGAGCTTCCGGTATCAGTTGATAAAGCGGTTGGAGATTCAGATAGAGAAAAATCAGTCGAGGATGAATCTGATGACAACGGACCGCCTgtattgaaaaaagaagttATACTCGATGATGAGGCCAACGCGTCGCCGATTTCCGCAAACCTATTCCTAGCTGATAGTTACCTGGCTGAGAATCTGGAAAAACAAAAGCTAGTGAAGGGTAAAACGAAAAAAGACTCGGAAGAAAAAAGTCCTCCTTCTGCATCGAAAATATTCAATCGTGGTAGCGCCGAGAAGTCTACTGTGAAAGCAAATTGTGATGcgaaagaaaaaactttctttcCTAGTCGTATCGATAAGGTCGaaacgaaaaaagttgaaaatactgATAAGGATAAAAAAGATAAACTGAAAAACGTCAATACGTTTACTAGTTATTTAAGTATGGATAAAATAGATTCGATTAGAAAAGTGAACTCGTTAGAAAAAAGTCCCGCGGATAAAGGCTCAGCTGAAAAAAGCACCTCGCTGCAAAAATCAATGGATGGAGGTAACGAACTTGATATTTACGAATTCAAAGAACCCGAACCGTTCGAATTCCGCGGTATTGATGATTGTCCCATATTGCATCGTAGAACCGCCACCAGGTTATTTGACGAGTCACCTTACAAACGTCCTAACAAAACGTCATCGTCACCCGGTGACTCGACCAAAGATGAAGATTTCTTCAAGATTACCGATGAAATGGACCTGAAGTCAGATAAAGACGAGTCTAtcgaaatcgatgaaaaattagttCCAAAGACAGCGGAGccagaaaaatgtgaaaaactcgACTCCGTAGATTCTACCAAAATCAAGGAGACTCAAAATATCGACCTAGAAGAACTCGATATCGCGGAAACTTCAATTGAAAAAAGCGAATCGCTAGTCGAAGaatcaaatgaaattaaaatcagcACAATACTCGTATCAGCGGATTCGTCGTCCAAAGATATACTTAAAATTGACGAGTTGAACGAATCCACTTTGTACGGTGATTTACCCAAtgaagacgacgaagacgacgatctCGAAGAAGAGAAATTAGTCATTTCGGAATGCGATCAACCCGATGACGATATAAGTTGCGAATCGATAGCCAGTAAAAGCGAGGTCACTGTCGTGTTCAAGGATTTCGACAATTTAGATAGAACTCTCGACTCCAAACTACCCGATTCATCGGATAAACCTACTGACCTCGCTGAAATCGACCCGAAGATCGAAGATGTGATCAAATTGAAACCATCTTCGAGCGAATCAATCATTCTCTCTAAATCATCTGCATCGTTACCAGCTAAAAAAGACGATAATACCGGTGAGAACGTTGTCTCATCTTCAAACAAATCCATCGAAGATGAAATATCGGAGAAATTACACGCAGACGAGAATCTCGACtccgaagacgacgacgatagcGTTTCTTCCTTGAAATCTGGCTCGTCTTTCGGTGATACGAAAACGTCGAAAGAAACCGGTGGATCAGACAGCGTTAGCGATGATAAAGACAGCGAATATCCTTCATCAACCGAATCATCCGGCGCAGCCGCCATCGAACCGACGAAGAAACCAGAACACTCGAGAACCCTGTCCTCTGAAACAAtcacatactcgtataaaaagAAAACTACTCACGAGACAAAATGCGAAAGCGACGACACCAAAATGGATACAACGAGCGGAGATGAAGCCGGTGAAAGCTCAGAGGCCAGCAAAGCCGACCTGTCCCATCACAGTGTCATCGACGAAGTCGAAATCGAAATATTTACCGCTGCCAAAAAAGAAGTCTCTGATCAAGCAGATAGCAAAAGTGTTACCGAAACTCCCGCCAATAAAGAATCTGATTGGCAAAGTGAAAAAGCGTCCGATAAAGAAGAAAATCACCATAAGAACAAAGAAGAAGATGACGACGATGGTTTATTGCTGTGCGAAGaaacaattccaaaaagtccGGAAGGAAAAGATCCATCTGGAAGTCACGATCACGATTTGTCATATCCCGGAAGTTCCGGTATGTCGGGTTCGCTCAAAAAAGCACctgagaagaaaatgaaaagagtCCAGCGGCCTTCGGTCTTTCCTGCGCCCGGTACAATATTCGAAAACACGCCTCCGACTACTCCCGAAGGTAGCACCCCTGGAAATTCTCCTTCTGA TGAACGCAACGGATTCTCTTCCAATTCATTCTCGTTGAACGAGAAATCTTCTTTAAATAAGGATTCCAgtgaaaatgatacatattcGGATAATTCGGAGAGATCTTTAAGAACCAAGAAATATCGCGACGaaa ACGGAACATGCAGTAAGAAGAATTCCTACGATTATGACTCgtacttgaaaagaaaatccGATAAAGATTCATTCTACAAAAATGACGAACCATCAAAGAAAAAGGGAAAACAAAGCATGCCAACATCTGCTAATG AAAGTGAAAGAGATGATTACAGCGACGAAGGTCAATCGCCTAAAAGTACTTCATTGTcgcaaaagtttaccaaatctTCCTATTATTTAGAATTAG ATCCAGATCTCGACGCAAACCAAAGAATCGAAGTATTAGAGCAGAAATTACAAGAATTAAGGAAAGCTTACCTCGCTTTAAAGCAAGAACTCTCTTCCAttgataaaagaagaaaaaaattgagaagaagaGAACGTGAAG GTAGAATGATGACCAGAAACGAAGCTAATTCTTTACTATAA
- the htk gene encoding AT-rich interactive domain-containing protein 4B isoform X1: MHRWGNKKDMAVNIGDDPPYLSVGTEVSAKYKGAFCEAKIRKVVKAVKCKVQYKNESGSAFVNDEQIKGVLMPGASVEVKQPDKKEYIEGTIVKIQDLSQYTVVFDDGDIATLRRTALCLKSGRHFAESETLDQLPLTHPEHFSTPVVSGIRGSRRRDDMEDNSDNESKRERKIEREEDMGKVVCVEVGDKKKSKDNWFPGLIVAPNAQDSVKIDVEDEYLVRSFKDGRYYTVPKRETVEFTREVGSKVDHPTLKMAVEKAISFLDKDDLPPHWDREVLFGMADYTSESDGSDTDSTDDEPREEKDHFVAQLYKFMDDRSTPINKGPVISSKDVDLYKLFKIVNKLGGYNRVTNRNQWKSVAIKLGYTASQTNNVKTSYKKFLHNFEDFYRKLGCTMMSPNVNNKLRSRSSRPLIRDRDKALPEKTADRDENNPNGDESLEGKELQNGVKTKLENQFKDETDTDDKQKELKKENIKVKKEPNVENVKEDDKTKKINVKVENVAAVKDAVILPTSSIITPKEPKPKVVKNDDVIEEKPSTEKKSERKVVKAVQKLDFSDTKKDEKIPKTKATKLKGVEKRIKKTEVLPGIRTKRSLKERMKAIVKKLKMKSGVSGSSEQDKKKPKSAEDMNKASPQLYKLKNKDDILNNSNAKTRKLSIGHDNRNLLGIGAGNGDRKSTSSSTSGGNTSDGGNSTGTTGKSRKTDEEGVEGPKKKTYTRKKKDEDKFLTSSADNLINQSIDIVSPYKTICVGDKLKVYYGPTHESKVTYEAKVMNKRYGPVTEYFVHYTGWNTRYDEWIRRSRIAEDLSWTPARDKLKYSQNDTPSSSQSSSQSDQTSLQSQTTTKTGTEKVKRSSISPVGKYPSKSINKVGTRQGRGAKSKSPSKFDVKGKKLKDSETSDESETESLKKRELQKTRSRTEKQKQQDEDTGSKDIPYQKTKKTPPLKRTRSGSLKSESKEEEPVKKRKVTPAKSAAKTSRTNAIRNSIMKNLVGRKRIADKGKKLFKKKDPSFDKESDDFDSKDTDKINESMEADDAKDLAELRIDIEKSRICEDLKLKTEEEIERMNCEETELVLKIKPFVTTGVVLEELPVSVDKAVGDSDREKSVEDESDDNGPPVLKKEVILDDEANASPISANLFLADSYLAENLEKQKLVKGKTKKDSEEKSPPSASKIFNRGSAEKSTVKANCDAKEKTFFPSRIDKVETKKVENTDKDKKDKLKNVNTFTSYLSMDKIDSIRKVNSLEKSPADKGSAEKSTSLQKSMDGGNELDIYEFKEPEPFEFRGIDDCPILHRRTATRLFDESPYKRPNKTSSSPGDSTKDEDFFKITDEMDLKSDKDESIEIDEKLVPKTAEPEKCEKLDSVDSTKIKETQNIDLEELDIAETSIEKSESLVEESNEIKISTILVSADSSSKDILKIDELNESTLYGDLPNEDDEDDDLEEEKLVISECDQPDDDISCESIASKSEVTVVFKDFDNLDRTLDSKLPDSSDKPTDLAEIDPKIEDVIKLKPSSSESIILSKSSASLPAKKDDNTGENVVSSSNKSIEDEISEKLHADENLDSEDDDDSVSSLKSGSSFGDTKTSKETGGSDSVSDDKDSEYPSSTESSGAAAIEPTKKPEHSRTLSSETITYSYKKKTTHETKCESDDTKMDTTSGDEAGESSEASKADLSHHSVIDEVEIEIFTAAKKEVSDQADSKSVTETPANKESDWQSEKASDKEENHHKNKEEDDDDGLLLCEETIPKSPEGKDPSGSHDHDLSYPGSSGMSGSLKKAPEKKMKRVQRPSVFPAPGTIFENTPPTTPEGSTPGNSPSDERNGFSSNSFSLNEKSSLNKDSSENDTYSDNSERSLRTKKYRDENGTCSKKNSYDYDSYLKRKSDKDSFYKNDEPSKKKGKQSMPTSANESERDDYSDEGQSPKSTSLSQKFTKSSYYLELDPDLDANQRIEVLEQKLQELRKAYLALKQELSSIDKRRKKLRRREREGRMMTRNEANSLL, from the exons ATGCATCGTTGGGGAAACAAGAAGGATATGGCGGTAAACATA GGAGATGATCCGCCGTATTTATCAGTAGGAACTGAAGTTAGTGCTAAGTATAAAGGAGCTTTCTGCGAAGCAAAAATTAGGAAAGTTGTAAAAGCAGTGAAGTGCAAG GTGCAATATAAGAATGAGTCTGGATCTGCGTTTGTTAACGATGAGCAGATAAAAGGTGTTCTCATG CCTGGAGCTTCTGTGGAAGTGAAGCAGCCAGACAAAAAGGAGTACATCGAAGGAACCATCGTTAAAATACAAGATTTAAGCCAGTACACCGTCG TTTTTGACGACGGTGACATCGCTACTTTGCGGAGAACAGCGTTGTGCTTGAAAAGTGGTAGGCATTTTGCTGAGAGTGAAACATTGGATCAGTTACCATTAACCCATCCGGAGCATTTCAGTACTCCAGTAGTTAGTGGAATTCGAGGGAGTAGAAGAAGAGACGATAT GGAAGATAATAGCGATAATGAATCAAAACGAGAGCGTAAAATTGAACGAGAGGAAGATATGGGTAAAGTTGTCTGCGTCGAAGTAGGCgataagaaaaaatcaaaagataattGGTTCCCTGGCTTGATTGTCGCGCCTAATGCTCAAGATAGTGTGAAAATTGACGTCGAGGACGAATACTTGGTGAGATCATTCAAGGATGGACGTTACTACACGGTACCCAAACGGGAAACCGTCGAATTCACTCGTGAAGTAGGCTCCAAAGTAGATCATCCTACTTTAAAGATGGCCGTTGAAAAAGCCATTTCTTTTCTGGATAAAGATGATCTGCCTCCTCATTGGGATAGGGAAGTTTTATTTGGTATGGCTGATTATACGTCGGAGTCCGATGGTTCGGATACTGATTCAACAGATGACGAACCTCGCGAAGAAAAGGATCATTTTGTAGCGCAACTGTATAAATTCATGGATGATCGAAGTACACCTATCAATAAAGGACCAGTGATTTCGTCCAAAGATGTCGATCTGTATAAATTATTCAAG ATTGTGAACAAATTGGGAGGTTATAATCGTGTTACCAATAGAAATCAGTGGAAAAGTGTTGCGATCAAATTAGGCTATACAGCGAGTCAAACGAATAACGTGAAAACGTCTTATAAAAA atttctgcataattttgaagatttttatagaaaattagGCTGCACAATGATGAGTCCCAATGTTAATAATAAATTAAGAAGTCGTTCGAGTAGACCATTGATCAGAGATCGAGATAAAGCATTACCG GAGAAGACGGCTGATAGAGATGAAAACAATCCGAACGGCGACGAGAGTTTAGAAGGAAAAGAGTTACAGAACGGCGTTaaaacaaaattagaaaatcaatttaaagACGAGACTGATACGGACGATAAgcaaaaagaattgaaaaaagaaaatattaaagtgaaaaaagaGCCTAACGTAGAAAACGTCAAAGAAGACGATAAAACCAAGAAGATCAACGTTAAAGTAGAAAATGTGGCCGCAGTCAAAGACGCGGTGATACTACCAACGTCTTCGATCATAACGCCTAAGGAACCTAAACCTAAGGTTGTGAAAAATGACGACGTTATCGAAGAAAAACCTAGCACCGAAAAGAAATCTGAACGAAAAGTCGTCAAAGCGGTTCAAAAGTTGGATTTCAGTGATAccaaaaaagatgagaaaattccCAAGACCAAAGCTACTAAATTGAAAGGCGTAGAAAAACGCATTAAGAAAACCGAAGTGTTACCCGGTATTAGAACTAAACGAAGTTTAAAGGAAAGAATGAAAgctattgttaaaaaattgaaaatgaaaagtggCGTTAGTGGTAGTAGTGAACAGGATAAGAAAAAACCAAAGTCTGCCGAAGATATGAATAAA GCATCGCCGCAGCTatataaactgaaaaataaagatGATATCTTGAATAATAGCAATGCGAAAACGAGAAAATTATCCATCGGTCATGATAATAGAAATTTACTCGGAATTGGCGCTGGCAATGGTGATAGAAAATCAACAAGTTCGTCCACTTCTGGTGGTAACACTAGTGATGGTGGTAACTCAACTGGAACTACTGGTAAATCGAGGAAAACTGACGAAGAAGGCGTTGAAGGACCAAAGAAGAAAACTTACACGCGGAAAAAGAAAGACGAAGATAAATTTTTGACCAGTTCTGCGGATAATCTAATTAATCA AAGTATCGATATTGTTTCTCCTTATAAGACCATCTGTGTAGGAGATAAATTGAAAGTATATTATGGACCAACTCACGAATCCAAAGTTACTTACGAAGCTAAA GTTATGAATAAGAGATACGGCCCAGTTACCGAGTATTTTGTTCATTATACCGGTTGGAATACTAGATACGATGAATGGATTCGAAGAAGTAGGATAGCTGAAGATTTAAGCTGGACTCCTGCTAGAGATAAACTGAAATACAGTCAAAACGAC ACTCCATCGAGTAGTCAGTCATCATCCCAAAGTGATCAGACGTCGCTGCAAAGTCAGACAACTACCAAAACCGGAACAGAAAAGGTGAAGCGATCATCTATTTCACCAGTTGGTAAATACCCATCGAAGAGTATTAATAAAGTGGGCACAAGACAGGGAAGAGGTGCCAAGAGCAAATCTCCTTCAAAATTTGATGTCAAAGGAAAGAAATTGAAAG aTTCGGAAACCAGCGACGAATCAGAAACAGAATCGCTAAAGAAACGCGAATTGCAAAAAACTAGAAGTCGaactgaaaaacaaaagcaGCAAGACGAAGACACTGGCTCGAAAGACATTCCttatcaaaaaacaaagaaaacgccGCCTTTAAAACGTACGCGGTCAGGATCTTTGAAATCAGAATCAAAAGAGGAAGAGCCCGTCAAAAAACGTAAGGTTACTCCGGCCAAATCTGCCGCCAAAACTAGCAGAACAAACGCGATTCGTAACTCAATCATGAAGAACCTAGTAGGTCGTAAACGAATCGCAGATAAGGgtaaaaaactgttcaaaaagaAAGACCCATCGTTCGACAAGGAAAGCGACGATTTCGATTCCAAGGATACGGATAAAATCAACGAATCGATGGAAGCAGATGATGCGAAAGATCTCGCAGAATTGCGGATCGATATCGAGAAAAGTCGAATATGCGAGGATCTCAAGTTGAAAACCGAAGAAGAAATCGAAAGGATGAATTGCGAAGAAACTGAATTAGTGTTGAAAATCAAACCATTCGTGACGACGGGCGTTGTTTTAGAAGAGCTTCCGGTATCAGTTGATAAAGCGGTTGGAGATTCAGATAGAGAAAAATCAGTCGAGGATGAATCTGATGACAACGGACCGCCTgtattgaaaaaagaagttATACTCGATGATGAGGCCAACGCGTCGCCGATTTCCGCAAACCTATTCCTAGCTGATAGTTACCTGGCTGAGAATCTGGAAAAACAAAAGCTAGTGAAGGGTAAAACGAAAAAAGACTCGGAAGAAAAAAGTCCTCCTTCTGCATCGAAAATATTCAATCGTGGTAGCGCCGAGAAGTCTACTGTGAAAGCAAATTGTGATGcgaaagaaaaaactttctttcCTAGTCGTATCGATAAGGTCGaaacgaaaaaagttgaaaatactgATAAGGATAAAAAAGATAAACTGAAAAACGTCAATACGTTTACTAGTTATTTAAGTATGGATAAAATAGATTCGATTAGAAAAGTGAACTCGTTAGAAAAAAGTCCCGCGGATAAAGGCTCAGCTGAAAAAAGCACCTCGCTGCAAAAATCAATGGATGGAGGTAACGAACTTGATATTTACGAATTCAAAGAACCCGAACCGTTCGAATTCCGCGGTATTGATGATTGTCCCATATTGCATCGTAGAACCGCCACCAGGTTATTTGACGAGTCACCTTACAAACGTCCTAACAAAACGTCATCGTCACCCGGTGACTCGACCAAAGATGAAGATTTCTTCAAGATTACCGATGAAATGGACCTGAAGTCAGATAAAGACGAGTCTAtcgaaatcgatgaaaaattagttCCAAAGACAGCGGAGccagaaaaatgtgaaaaactcgACTCCGTAGATTCTACCAAAATCAAGGAGACTCAAAATATCGACCTAGAAGAACTCGATATCGCGGAAACTTCAATTGAAAAAAGCGAATCGCTAGTCGAAGaatcaaatgaaattaaaatcagcACAATACTCGTATCAGCGGATTCGTCGTCCAAAGATATACTTAAAATTGACGAGTTGAACGAATCCACTTTGTACGGTGATTTACCCAAtgaagacgacgaagacgacgatctCGAAGAAGAGAAATTAGTCATTTCGGAATGCGATCAACCCGATGACGATATAAGTTGCGAATCGATAGCCAGTAAAAGCGAGGTCACTGTCGTGTTCAAGGATTTCGACAATTTAGATAGAACTCTCGACTCCAAACTACCCGATTCATCGGATAAACCTACTGACCTCGCTGAAATCGACCCGAAGATCGAAGATGTGATCAAATTGAAACCATCTTCGAGCGAATCAATCATTCTCTCTAAATCATCTGCATCGTTACCAGCTAAAAAAGACGATAATACCGGTGAGAACGTTGTCTCATCTTCAAACAAATCCATCGAAGATGAAATATCGGAGAAATTACACGCAGACGAGAATCTCGACtccgaagacgacgacgatagcGTTTCTTCCTTGAAATCTGGCTCGTCTTTCGGTGATACGAAAACGTCGAAAGAAACCGGTGGATCAGACAGCGTTAGCGATGATAAAGACAGCGAATATCCTTCATCAACCGAATCATCCGGCGCAGCCGCCATCGAACCGACGAAGAAACCAGAACACTCGAGAACCCTGTCCTCTGAAACAAtcacatactcgtataaaaagAAAACTACTCACGAGACAAAATGCGAAAGCGACGACACCAAAATGGATACAACGAGCGGAGATGAAGCCGGTGAAAGCTCAGAGGCCAGCAAAGCCGACCTGTCCCATCACAGTGTCATCGACGAAGTCGAAATCGAAATATTTACCGCTGCCAAAAAAGAAGTCTCTGATCAAGCAGATAGCAAAAGTGTTACCGAAACTCCCGCCAATAAAGAATCTGATTGGCAAAGTGAAAAAGCGTCCGATAAAGAAGAAAATCACCATAAGAACAAAGAAGAAGATGACGACGATGGTTTATTGCTGTGCGAAGaaacaattccaaaaagtccGGAAGGAAAAGATCCATCTGGAAGTCACGATCACGATTTGTCATATCCCGGAAGTTCCGGTATGTCGGGTTCGCTCAAAAAAGCACctgagaagaaaatgaaaagagtCCAGCGGCCTTCGGTCTTTCCTGCGCCCGGTACAATATTCGAAAACACGCCTCCGACTACTCCCGAAGGTAGCACCCCTGGAAATTCTCCTTCTGA TGAACGCAACGGATTCTCTTCCAATTCATTCTCGTTGAACGAGAAATCTTCTTTAAATAAGGATTCCAgtgaaaatgatacatattcGGATAATTCGGAGAGATCTTTAAGAACCAAGAAATATCGCGACGaaa ACGGAACATGCAGTAAGAAGAATTCCTACGATTATGACTCgtacttgaaaagaaaatccGATAAAGATTCATTCTACAAAAATGACGAACCATCAAAGAAAAAGGGAAAACAAAGCATGCCAACATCTGCTAATG AAAGTGAAAGAGATGATTACAGCGACGAAGGTCAATCGCCTAAAAGTACTTCATTGTcgcaaaagtttaccaaatctTCCTATTATTTAGAATTAG ATCCAGATCTCGACGCAAACCAAAGAATCGAAGTATTAGAGCAGAAATTACAAGAATTAAGGAAAGCTTACCTCGCTTTAAAGCAAGAACTCTCTTCCAttgataaaagaagaaaaaaattgagaagaagaGAACGTGAAG GTAGAATGATGACCAGAAACGAAGCTAATTCTTTACTATAA